The following DNA comes from Solanum stenotomum isolate F172 chromosome 11, ASM1918654v1, whole genome shotgun sequence.
TACTGGTAAGTCCCTCAAAAAGCATCATTATTCTAGGAGAGTGACtagttttgttatttctttagaAGTGTATTATACTATTTATCAGAAAGAGCATAATTATAACATTTAAAAGAAATCGACACAATGAAACAGCCTTTAGAAACTCCATTCCTTTGAAAAAGTTTCCGTAGCTATAACAATCCTTTAATTGATAAGTTTGCTGCTATCACCATCTTTATCTGAAGATATTAATCCCTGTGAATTTAGAATAGTTTTACCGTGAAAAGGAAGATTCAATATGGTATCTCATAACCAGTTGAAACAAGTCTTCATGgacaaaaggaagaaaaattctAGAAATTCCAacaaaatgaaggaaaattgagGAGTATTATTTAATGAAGCAACTGTTCTTTTagtaaccttttttttttggatgaagtAAGATACTTCATTAATAAGCATTCAGAGATGCATGTACATACAAGAGATAGTTATCTCCTGTACATGTATACACAGGTTTTAGGATATTTTCTTTTGGTAAAGTTAGAAACTTTGGGCCAATAATCAAACCATAATGCACTGTAATTCAACGAAGACACAAggcaagaaaatattattgaatttgaacaaGCTTTTGTGAGGTAATAAGAAATCAGTAATTTTTGCCCTCCATATCAGTAATCAAAAGGGCACTCTAGTCAACCTAAGATGCACCATCTAAGGTTTTGTGTTTTTAAAGAAAGGTTACTGTGGATTGCACAATTTAAGGATTTACCAAAGAAGTCTACAAACTTCAAATAAGTTTCGAAGCTCCATATCACACAATGGTTTGAAGTACAGTTAACATTAATATATACCAATTTGTGCAGTTTGGTTATAGCACAGTTCTAAACATAGCACTTCCTTAGTTCCTTCGCCTTGTTGGAAGGTAGGGAAGGGTTAAAATATCGTCTAAATTCTAGCTTTGATCTAGTTGCAGAAAATTTAAGCATTCTTGTGCAATATGCATGGTTTTGCAATTACTAAATCGAGGTTTACCAAACCAATAAAGAGGAATGTGGCAAGATCCACTTACATTTGACCGCCTGTAGACGTTGGACATATCTGGTGAGCAAGCTGGAACAGGTTCTGGAGAGTAATAAGAGTCTGAGAAACATTCATATGACAATACCAGTGAGCAAAACTTTGTATCAGGAAACTAAGTTACACTTTGAGTATCCATTTCTCAGACGTACAAAAAAGTAATGTAACACCAAAGAATATATACATAACCCAGAATTGAGGTGATACTGGACATACTAATAGAGCTTGACATTCAGCATGAAGATCCCTCATAACTCTTATTATAAATACAGAATCAAGGTTGACTACTTCATCAATGTCATACACCAcggtaatattttatttgtgaggtTATCTCCGTTTTGTATACCACTTGTAAGTTTTATATGGTAATTTTTGCCCATTGGTAATAAAATGTTAttacttgatgaaaaaaaaCAGGTTGAGTCCAGTGTTTTGGACAGCGAAAGGTGACAAAGGTCTGCCTCGCAACGAGGCGAGGCGCTCGCCTTTTTGAAGTGTGGCgccaattaataccaaaaaatttaaatacttgattgcataaataaataatcaaaatctcaatagcaaatatttcaattcaaaaaacaGAAAATAGATAGTACATACTAAAAGTCTAAGAGTGCAACTGTgaaaagaaaaccctaaaattacCTTTTAACTTTTGGAATCCTAAATTGGTCgcctctttttaaaaaaatacaaaaggcAACGCCTTTCTCACCATTATCGCCTTTTGAAGATCGCCTCACCACAAAGCTAAAAGGCGATGAATGGTTGCCTTGTCTCTCACAATTGGCGACGAGGCAATCACCTTTCACAACACTGGTTGAGTCACAGTGTTGTGAAAGGCGATCACCTCTTCACCAATGGCGAGAGGCAAAGCGACCCTTCATCGCCTATTAGCTTTGTGGCGAGGCGATCTTCAAAAGGCAACGCCATGGCGACAATGGTGATAAAGGTGTCGccttttgtattttcttaaaaaaaggcaaccaatttaggattttataaattaaaaggtaattttagggtttctttCCAAATTTGCCCAGTTGCACTCTTAGACTGCGACTCCAACAAGTTGACTCGGCTGGACTTCTCCGGCGAACTGTTAGACTTTTCTGGCGACTCCAAAGTCCAACCAATAcgtatttcttttttttcttcttcctatATTTCGTTTTCCTTCTTCAGACTTCAAAGTTCCCTACTTCGTACAATTTAACAATTGACAAAAACTGTTTGTGTAATGATTGTTTTGCAAGAAATTGATGGAAGTTGAATTTTAAAGACATTTCAATGACTTGGGAAAGTAATGAAGTCAGCCAGTTGCAAAATTCATTGGAATCTTATACTTCGGATGACAGCAAGTAAGCTTCCCCAAGATGGAATAGAGAAAAGGTTACGGTATGCTGCTGGAAAAGAGTGACTATTGGGAAGTGGAATGGCCACGGAAGATGCTTTGGAAGATCAAGGCACCTACAAAAGGTTGCTTGTTTTGGATGGGTGGCTACAAAAATTGCATGTCTAACACAAGAATTATTGCAGAAGGCGGGATTTCATCTGTGCTGCATATGTTTTTTTGTGTAAAAGAGCAGGAGAGTCTCCTAACCATATGCTTCTTCACTGTGAGTTTACCTGGAAGATCTAGACAATGTTTGTGAAGATTTTAGGGGTACAGTGGGATATGCTATGAGATGAAGAGTTTACTACTCAGTTGGCAGGGTCAAAATATGAATAGCATATGTACAAAGACCTGGAGCACTGTCCCTTTCTGGAAGATTTGGCTTGAAAGAAACAAGATGCTTTAATGGAGAAAAACAACATATATCTTTTGTAAAATATAGGTGcttacaaaatttatatttttggtgtaagGAACAGATTGTGTGGGAGGTTTCTGAGCTTGTTGATCTCATAAAACTATGAACTGAAACTTTGTATTGAGAATGTAATCCTTTTGTTGTACTTTTGCAGTACCCCCTTGCTACTTGCTTTAATAAAACATCATCTTAccgagaaaagaaaaagtatctATGAACCATGTCATGTTTTTTCTGAGATAAAGCTTTGGTAAGACAAACAACTGTAAAGGGGCTACCTTTTTCTTTATCtcagttttcttttgtcaatttttctttcattgttagatgtaactatgcatcttcttgatgcccttttgtgaatgaaaaaccttagtttatcaaaaaaaaatagatgagaCAAAGGTTGTGTAGTCATGTAAAGTATGATACAAGTCAAGAAGTAAGCAGTTAGGATGAATAAGAACTGAGcataacaaagaagaaaaaaaaacatcttaACAAGAGCAGTTCCAGACAGGCATATCTTGGATTTAAATAATAggacaataaaaaaaaaacatttgaccTCACCATTGACAGGATTTGGCGCTGATGATTCAAATGCACCAGGAGGAAGTGGATCAAATTCAATACCAAGTGGTGGACCATCCAGTCGGTAGTGCCTCCCCAATTGCCTCTTCACAGCAGTAATTGCAGCATTCTCTACCTGACCCTTTACTTTCAAATACCCAGATGGGCCATTCTTTGGTTTTACTCCCTTAAAATTAGTAGGTAAATTCTGCGATATGTGTCTTGAAGTTGCTATATCATATGGTTCTGCATTTTGCGAAAAACATTCATTCCGTAATGAAGAACTGCTTCTTGAAGAGTCATCATCCATGCAATTAGACTTTCCTCTAAAATGAGTTCCAGCCTCATATGCCACATCTGCAGTTGAGAATTCTGCGCCAGTTAATCTTCTACTCTCAACTTCCCGATGATCAAATTTCTTATCGTCTACTTGCTTGGTGCTACCACAAGAATCCTGCCTAAATCCGCTACCATGATCCTGAATGACACCACTCGAACGATCTTGTCTtccatttatatatatttcccCATTCGACAGCCTCTTGTCCTTCAACCGCCTGTGACAAAACCATCCAGAAATTTGTTTTTCTGTTAACCCTGATGACTCTGCCAGATCAGCTTTCAGCTCGTCGGTAGGGTACTTGTGTTCTGAAAATTTACATGTTTTCTCTTATTTCTAAGTCTGAAACAATAGATATGATGTTCTAGCTCAttgcaaaacaaaaaaaaatagtatgtaCGATCAATTACCTTCATAAAGTTTCTCTAGAGCTTCAATCTGAGCACGTGTCTTGATTATTCTTTTGTGGTTTTTCTCAGGCTGACCTTTATCATCCTTAGAATGCACTTCACTTAAATCTGCAAAAGATTAACAGCGTCAACAACTTAACTACAAGCTGGAAATAAGGACTATCCACAGTTCCAAAAATAACGGCTTCTACTTCAAAATGAACTTTTTGTTGTTAAGAAAACCATATAATAGACAGAACAAGAGTACTCCTCCCTATCTCATCTGAACTAACCATAGTCATACTTTCCCCGTCCTATCAGGACAAGTAATTCAAAATGaccctttttcttcaaaagaccATCTTAACATGAAGGTACACCATAGTTCCCTACAGAATATCATTAAATGATTCCCACAACTGCCAGCTGTTGCAGACAGCTCTACATCCTATGAAGAACAAATGAGACTTGTTGAAATCAGATTCTCCATGTACAATAAATAAACTTCACTTGGCCACCACTGCCTAAACCTAGataattcatttcattagaGGCAACAAAAACGGCAACTAAAGAACACGGGATAAAAGAACTCATGGAATAGGAATAACATAGATTTCATAGTTGCACTGACTATATACCCACCTCAAGATCTTCCTTTCTTTTATTGCATATTTAGAGACTAAAGTAGGAAAACAATTTTCATTCGAATGATAATGAATAGAAAGAGGGTATTTCCCAATGCAAATATGCTCTGCATATCGATACCCAGTGATCTTCATGCGCCTAgcatacaaagaaaaaaaatgtaatctTGGCCATCACCATCTCAAGTTTCAACCACTTAAAGTTCTCCGAATGCCATCCTGCTATGCATGTACAGATGTAGTGGAACATCACATCaatcatttttatatatataaatcttagTTATCTCCCAAGTCCAAATTCAATCATTCCacatcatcataatcaatcaacACTTCCATCGTCAGGACATTGCAAATATCATATTACAAATAAGTTAATCCATATACAAGGGAAACTCTCCAATTCCGCACACACCCCCAATCCTGAAAAACACACACAAAGATAAAAACGCAAAACAACTAAATTGCACATAAAATCTCAAAGTATTCAATCTAGCGCATTACCCAATCCACTTGATCCTCTGGAACTATTAGTAATCAACCATCAATCAACAATCCCAAATCAGTTGAGTTTGGTTGAGTGAATCCCCTATGCCCATTCAGCTCACTAACATTAtaactaatttaattattttcttcagTCATGAAGCATGGTTTACAATATTTACACCCCATCAACTAATAGCTACCAACATTATCTACCACACACAACCAAAAAGAACATCAAAGCTTAATTACTTGCAAAAATATGTGCATCCTNCACACAACAACAACACCTGATCACACAAAGATAACATCTAAACCCCACTATCACAAAACTGAAACCTACAGAAACAACAGAATCTTTAAACTCATAACAATGCAGAGACCGACTTAAACCAGCACATAAAaccaaaaatttctaaaatccATCTCCAACAGAGTGGTGAAAAGCACACAGAATTACATCTGATTTTTGATCTGTAACAGAAATAAGGTAAAAGTATAATTTTGTACCTTCCATCATTTTTCTCACCAGAGCTTTTC
Coding sequences within:
- the LOC125844404 gene encoding uncharacterized protein LOC125844404 isoform X2; the encoded protein is MMEDLSEVHSKDDKGQPEKNHKRIIKTRAQIEALEKLYEEHKYPTDELKADLAESSGLTEKQISGWFCHRRLKDKRLSNGEIYINGRQDRSSGVIQDHGSGFRQDSCGSTKQVDDKKFDHREVESRRLTGAEFSTADVAYEAGTHFRGKSNCMDDDSSRSSSSLRNECFSQNAEPYDIATSRHISQNLPTNFKGVKPKNGPSGYLKVKGQVENAAITAVKRQLGRHYRLDGPPLGIEFDPLPPGAFESSAPNPVNEPVPACSPDMSNVYRRSNGFGPNSKSNSHDSDLDGLSFKRKSNSTHPEYRFNPKPKLKSSEQNEYPEWNSSLDIYEGSARKMTVDSKDSCKFMAKHGRGEIRTSTGSGNGLRSPYVGKVDGEQVKPRFSSRSEVSLTALEKEHLDRKPSDFKGSEYHNFRERELHKIVEKDHISGKRPVVDENSNLVRVKVQVPRHNEITVVQRAPNEVPDHQEYLRRASMIGMPLQTNHQISTAAEKPPSFSEDEETEDTSSFEG
- the LOC125844404 gene encoding homeobox-DDT domain protein RLT1-like isoform X1 yields the protein MMEDLSEVHSKDDKGQPEKNHKRIIKTRAQIEALEKLYEEHKYPTDELKADLAESSGLTEKQISGWFCHRRLKDKRLSNGEIYINGRQDRSSGVIQDHGSGFRQDSCGSTKQVDDKKFDHREVESRRLTGAEFSTADVAYEAGTHFRGKSNCMDDDSSRSSSSLRNECFSQNAEPYDIATSRHISQNLPTNFKGVKPKNGPSGYLKVKGQVENAAITAVKRQLGRHYRLDGPPLGIEFDPLPPGAFESSAPNPVNDSYYSPEPVPACSPDMSNVYRRSNGFGPNSKSNSHDSDLDGLSFKRKSNSTHPEYRFNPKPKLKSSEQNEYPEWNSSLDIYEGSARKMTVDSKDSCKFMAKHGRGEIRTSTGSGNGLRSPYVGKVDGEQVKPRFSSRSEVSLTALEKEHLDRKPSDFKGSEYHNFRERELHKIVEKDHISGKRPVVDENSNLVRVKVQVPRHNEITVVQRAPNEVPDHQEYLRRASMIGMPLQTNHQISTAAEKPPSFSEDEETEDTSSFEG